A portion of the Thalassoroseus pseudoceratinae genome contains these proteins:
- a CDS encoding glycosyltransferase family 4 protein, with protein MTDDLVPPVVLHTRVVTGTGGGPEKTILNSPRFLKQHGYHGLCAFMHPPDDPGFEEIRQRGMAAETEVISIPDRGATDWRSIKQMLRLCRRLGVTIWHGHDYKSNCLGLLLRRFHRMHLVSTVHGWVDMTGRMPLYSRIDRWALKRYQQVIAVSPDLLERCAEAGVRRDRLTLIENAIDCEQYRRSMSLEDAKRKIGVSPERILIGAVGRLNPEKGFNNLIEAVSQVRAEGHDVELVIAGEGSERNHLETLIASQPEPDRFRLLGHCSNVIDLYHAMDVYALSSLREGLPNVLLEAMAMSVPVVATRIAGVPKLIEDGVNGILVEPGNKEELAAALTNLIDGVTMRNQLATAGREVIENRYSFTNRMQAMVNLYNNP; from the coding sequence ATGACCGATGATTTGGTTCCGCCTGTGGTCCTGCATACCCGCGTGGTGACTGGCACTGGCGGCGGACCGGAAAAGACGATTCTGAACTCGCCACGTTTCCTGAAACAACATGGATATCATGGTCTCTGCGCGTTTATGCATCCGCCAGACGATCCTGGTTTCGAGGAAATCCGCCAACGGGGAATGGCCGCCGAGACCGAGGTGATCTCCATTCCCGATCGCGGTGCGACTGATTGGCGTTCTATCAAGCAAATGCTAAGGCTATGCCGTCGGTTGGGGGTGACGATCTGGCATGGTCACGACTACAAAAGCAACTGTCTCGGCCTGTTGCTGAGACGATTTCACCGAATGCATTTGGTTTCCACGGTACATGGGTGGGTCGATATGACGGGGCGAATGCCGCTCTACAGCCGGATTGACCGCTGGGCTTTGAAGCGTTATCAGCAAGTCATTGCGGTATCACCCGATTTGCTGGAGCGTTGCGCCGAAGCTGGGGTCCGGCGTGACCGGCTGACATTGATCGAAAACGCCATTGATTGTGAACAGTATCGCCGATCCATGTCTCTCGAAGACGCGAAGAGAAAAATTGGCGTTTCGCCAGAGCGGATTCTGATCGGCGCGGTTGGCCGATTGAATCCAGAGAAGGGGTTCAACAACCTCATTGAAGCCGTTTCCCAGGTGCGCGCGGAGGGGCATGACGTAGAATTAGTGATCGCAGGTGAAGGGAGTGAGCGAAACCATTTGGAGACGCTCATTGCCAGCCAACCGGAACCCGACCGCTTTCGTTTACTCGGGCATTGCTCAAACGTGATTGATCTCTATCACGCAATGGACGTTTATGCCCTCAGCAGTTTGCGAGAAGGTCTACCGAACGTACTACTCGAAGCGATGGCGATGAGTGTTCCCGTCGTAGCCACGCGAATTGCCGGCGTCCCAAAGCTCATCGAAGACGGCGTCAACGGCATATTAGTCGAACCGGGGAACAAAGAGGAACTTGCGGCAGCCCTGACCAACCTCATTGACGGTGTTACGATGCGAAATCAACTAGCGACAGCCGGTCGTGAGGTCATTGAAAATCGATATTCGTTTACCAATCGCATGCAGGCGATGGTGAACCTCTACAACAATCCTTAG
- a CDS encoding glycosyltransferase: MSTTSLPLLVFADDWGRHPSSCQHLVRRLLPRQRVGWINTIGMRPPRLDMATVRRGGEKIRQWLVRSASDDDAQPNSTAKQNCPENLDVLNPRMWPRFRRGWERHLNRRLLSPPLQRWIETVGGSAIGVTTLPITADLMKTLPVDRWVYYCVDDFSVWPGLDGATMLHMERQVIEQADILIAAGRNLRDRLATLRPDKEVHLLTHGVDLEFWQKATPPDVPLEFPSPHVLFWGLIDQRLDLDFLRQLATDLAQGSILLAGREQNPHPDLFDIPRVHRLGPLPLESLPEWAAIADVLVMPYADLPVTRAMQPLKMLEYLATGRPAVVRDLPACQDWADSADLATTPEEFSQKVRQRIVEDLPFDQAAARRARLPQESWDAKAEQFYQLLTADRRT, from the coding sequence ATGTCAACGACATCGCTTCCCCTGTTGGTTTTTGCCGACGATTGGGGGCGGCATCCCTCCAGTTGCCAGCACCTTGTGCGTCGTTTGTTGCCTCGCCAACGGGTTGGGTGGATTAACACTATCGGCATGCGGCCGCCGCGTCTGGATATGGCAACGGTTCGTCGCGGCGGAGAAAAAATCCGTCAGTGGTTGGTCCGCTCGGCAAGTGACGATGATGCCCAACCAAATTCGACCGCTAAACAGAATTGTCCAGAAAACCTAGATGTTCTCAATCCCCGCATGTGGCCTCGCTTCCGACGAGGATGGGAACGCCACTTGAACCGAAGGTTATTGAGCCCGCCTTTGCAGCGATGGATCGAAACGGTCGGTGGTTCGGCGATCGGGGTGACGACCCTACCAATTACCGCCGATTTGATGAAAACGCTTCCCGTTGATCGATGGGTGTATTACTGCGTGGATGACTTTTCAGTTTGGCCGGGACTAGATGGTGCAACGATGTTGCACATGGAGCGGCAAGTGATCGAACAGGCGGATATTTTGATCGCTGCCGGTCGAAATTTACGGGATCGGCTCGCGACACTTCGGCCCGACAAAGAAGTTCATTTGCTAACTCACGGTGTCGATCTCGAATTTTGGCAGAAGGCGACACCGCCAGATGTTCCTTTAGAGTTCCCATCGCCACATGTATTATTCTGGGGGCTGATCGATCAACGCCTCGACTTGGATTTTCTTCGCCAACTAGCAACTGACCTTGCACAAGGATCGATCCTGTTGGCTGGTCGAGAACAAAACCCGCACCCGGATCTGTTTGACATTCCGAGAGTTCACCGGCTAGGGCCACTACCATTGGAAAGCCTGCCAGAGTGGGCAGCGATAGCAGACGTACTCGTCATGCCCTATGCCGACCTTCCGGTTACGCGTGCGATGCAACCGCTCAAAATGCTGGAGTATCTGGCAACTGGTCGTCCGGCAGTTGTTCGAGACCTGCCTGCCTGCCAAGACTGGGCGGATTCGGCTGACTTGGCGACGACTCCCGAGGAGTTTTCACAGAAAGTCCGGCAGCGGATTGTTGAGGATCTGCCATTCGATCAAGCCGCAGCCCGTCGAGCACGATTGCCCCAAGAATCTTGGGACGCAAAAGCCGAACAGTTTTATCAACTTCTCACTGCCGACAGACGCACGTAG
- a CDS encoding FemAB family XrtA/PEP-CTERM system-associated protein: protein MRWLRVLADAFGHEPFLLTAYRDDSVVGHLPLCCVRSLLFGRFLVSLPYLNSGGVHSESPDAMTALVDEAVRLADRLDVKFLELRHEEPIEHPAFTQQMSDKVHMRLPLPDSADAMMDSLKSKRRSQLKNGLKRGFCAEWGGMELLDAFYAVFSRNMRDLGTPVYGRKLFRSILQQLGDDAEFCCLRDGDKPVAAALLLHERGVSEVPSASSLREYNSTNVNMAMYWHLLERAIERGSRMFDFGRSTVDGPTYRFKKQWGAEPSQAVWQYYVRRGEINAARPENKKFGLAVKVWKRLPLAVANRIGPPIVRGIP from the coding sequence ATGCGTTGGTTGCGGGTTTTGGCTGATGCTTTTGGGCATGAACCGTTTCTGCTGACTGCTTATCGAGATGACAGTGTGGTTGGGCATTTGCCGTTGTGCTGTGTTCGGTCGCTTTTGTTCGGTCGTTTTTTGGTCAGCTTGCCTTATTTGAATAGTGGGGGTGTCCACTCGGAATCGCCCGATGCGATGACGGCCCTCGTGGATGAGGCAGTGAGGTTGGCGGATCGACTTGACGTCAAATTCTTGGAACTACGACACGAGGAGCCGATCGAGCATCCGGCATTCACACAGCAGATGAGTGACAAAGTTCACATGCGACTGCCGCTGCCGGATTCGGCGGACGCGATGATGGACTCGCTCAAGAGCAAACGACGTAGCCAACTCAAAAATGGCTTGAAACGGGGCTTCTGCGCCGAGTGGGGAGGCATGGAACTGCTCGATGCGTTCTATGCTGTCTTCAGTCGTAATATGCGGGATCTTGGAACCCCCGTTTATGGACGAAAACTGTTTCGCTCGATTCTTCAGCAACTCGGTGATGATGCGGAATTCTGCTGTCTTCGTGATGGCGACAAACCGGTCGCTGCGGCTTTGCTATTGCATGAACGGGGCGTCAGTGAAGTTCCTAGTGCCAGCAGTTTGCGAGAGTACAATTCGACGAACGTAAACATGGCCATGTATTGGCATTTGTTGGAGCGTGCCATTGAACGCGGTTCGCGAATGTTCGATTTCGGTCGCAGCACGGTGGACGGGCCAACGTATCGGTTTAAGAAACAATGGGGAGCCGAGCCCAGCCAAGCCGTCTGGCAATATTATGTTCGCCGCGGGGAAATCAACGCAGCTCGCCCCGAGAACAAGAAATTCGGTTTGGCAGTCAAAGTCTGGAAACGTCTGCCGTTGGCGGTAGCCAATCGCATTGGCCCTCCGATCGTGCGAGGCATTCCGTGA
- a CDS encoding glycosyltransferase gives MITAKTHPYGNPRQILANRVVRAGTTPPGNLDNPSEQGCIFSAIVYHSGMNNSLPIVCQLLHSLTVGGAEVLAARLGRFLRERYRFIFVCLDDLGPLGEELQADGFPVRTLDRGDGIDWSCARRLSRLLKDESVDLVHAHQYTPFVYAALARLPFGRKPIVFTEHGRFHPDTPSRKRAVFNNVVLSRRDRIAAVGESVREALVTNEGLPRRRIEVVYNGIDLTPFETESASSSSEVRREFGLTDQTFLTGQVARLDSIKDHPTAVRTIAKLVEAGEDVHLLIVGEGPHRPAIEAEIARTGMEKHVTLAGLRRDVPRLLDAVDALMLTSVSEGIPLTIIEAMAAGRPVVCTDVGGLSEVVTAGETGFLAPAGDETALADRLIRLISNHELCQQIGTAGRAVAFDKFSETRMAEAYANLYDECLNRLSTKS, from the coding sequence GTGATAACGGCCAAAACTCATCCATACGGAAATCCTCGTCAAATCCTGGCAAACCGCGTGGTGCGAGCCGGAACAACACCACCGGGAAATCTCGACAATCCCAGTGAACAGGGTTGCATCTTCTCGGCGATCGTGTATCACTCTGGCATGAACAATTCTCTGCCGATCGTCTGCCAGTTGTTGCACAGTCTCACCGTGGGTGGGGCGGAGGTGTTGGCTGCACGGTTGGGGCGGTTTTTGCGGGAGCGGTATCGGTTTATCTTCGTTTGCCTGGATGACCTGGGGCCGCTGGGTGAGGAACTGCAAGCGGACGGGTTTCCCGTACGAACACTCGATCGAGGCGATGGGATCGACTGGTCGTGTGCTCGGCGGCTGTCACGGTTGCTCAAAGACGAGTCGGTCGATCTCGTGCATGCCCATCAATACACGCCGTTCGTGTATGCTGCCTTGGCCCGGCTACCTTTTGGCCGAAAGCCAATCGTGTTCACTGAACATGGCCGCTTTCATCCCGATACGCCAAGTCGCAAGCGGGCGGTTTTCAACAACGTCGTGCTTTCGCGAAGAGACCGAATCGCCGCGGTCGGGGAATCGGTTCGCGAGGCACTCGTCACCAACGAAGGTCTGCCACGTCGTCGAATCGAAGTCGTTTACAACGGGATCGACTTGACTCCCTTCGAGACGGAGTCGGCAAGTTCGAGTTCCGAGGTACGACGCGAGTTCGGCTTGACCGATCAAACGTTCTTGACTGGGCAAGTCGCACGTCTGGACTCGATCAAGGATCATCCGACCGCAGTGCGGACAATCGCAAAGTTGGTCGAAGCCGGAGAAGATGTGCATTTGCTGATCGTCGGCGAAGGCCCACATCGCCCAGCAATCGAAGCGGAAATTGCTCGGACCGGGATGGAAAAGCACGTCACTCTGGCCGGTCTGCGTCGAGACGTACCCCGATTGCTCGACGCTGTTGATGCTCTCATGCTAACGAGCGTCAGTGAAGGCATTCCTCTGACGATCATCGAGGCCATGGCAGCGGGGCGGCCGGTTGTCTGCACCGATGTGGGAGGGCTCTCAGAAGTCGTCACCGCCGGCGAAACCGGTTTCCTAGCACCGGCGGGCGACGAAACGGCGTTGGCCGACCGCCTAATTCGTTTGATTTCCAACCATGAACTTTGTCAACAAATCGGTACAGCCGGACGAGCGGTAGCCTTCGACAAATTTTCCGAAACAAGGATGGCGGAGGCCTATGCCAACCTCTACGATGAGTGCTTGAACCGGTTGTCCACTAAGTCGTAG
- a CDS encoding PEP-CTERM sorting domain-containing protein has product MRKTFYGGWMFASVAIGLATTQQLDAAPLYSQGFETDTVGWFDQGNGWVGDIERVASGSGGISSSSGGYHAIVKQTASGPYSKFDGNSSSVWPGGLTVSTDIYLDINWALGEGFDYSTAMNNSSGSHRRDFIFHVTKDTSTGDLLVGGSNNTDNDPDEDLESGNHFVVANSGWYTFEHTFREQGGVLFGDLNLRDTSGTLLFTETRTNNSDLIATVVGGPRYSWFTNIDIAGGIAIDNHSLSAVPEPSSLALFGIGACATGFGAARRRRREKQQNVAA; this is encoded by the coding sequence ATGCGGAAAACGTTTTATGGGGGCTGGATGTTCGCAAGCGTCGCAATCGGCCTGGCGACAACGCAACAACTCGACGCGGCTCCGCTCTATTCACAGGGGTTTGAGACGGATACTGTCGGATGGTTCGATCAGGGTAATGGTTGGGTCGGTGACATTGAGCGTGTTGCCAGCGGTAGCGGCGGCATTTCATCAAGCTCGGGCGGATATCATGCGATTGTGAAGCAGACTGCTAGTGGTCCTTACTCCAAATTCGACGGTAATTCATCGAGCGTGTGGCCAGGGGGCTTGACGGTGTCGACCGACATCTACCTCGATATAAACTGGGCTTTGGGAGAAGGGTTCGACTATTCAACAGCAATGAATAACTCTTCGGGAAGTCATCGACGGGATTTTATTTTCCACGTGACGAAGGATACCTCAACCGGGGACCTGCTTGTTGGCGGAAGCAACAATACAGATAACGACCCGGATGAGGATCTGGAATCTGGCAATCATTTCGTAGTGGCCAATAGTGGATGGTACACTTTCGAGCATACTTTTCGGGAACAGGGTGGAGTACTCTTCGGCGACTTGAATCTTCGGGACACCAGCGGCACCCTGCTTTTCACGGAGACCCGAACCAACAACAGCGATCTGATTGCAACGGTAGTTGGCGGTCCTCGGTATTCCTGGTTCACGAATATCGACATTGCAGGTGGCATCGCAATTGACAACCACAGCCTCTCCGCCGTGCCAGAACCCTCCTCTTTGGCCCTGTTCGGCATTGGCGCATGTGCCACAGGCTTCGGAGCCGCTCGCCGTCGCCGCCGTGAGAAACAGCAAAACGTAGCGGCGTAA